One genomic window of Candidatus Methanomethylicota archaeon includes the following:
- a CDS encoding dihydroorotate dehydrogenase: MDVDISTKIANLKIRNPLILASGILGTTGAILKRIAMAGAGAVTTKSVSKNPRAGFPNPTVVKLEYGLINAIGLSNPGMHEFKNEIRVAKEGGVPVIVSVFGEEVKEFSEVAYQAEEAGADAIELNLSCPHGPNIQYGQDPKLTYEVVNAVKSTVKIPVFAKLTPEVTDIVKIGLSAEKAGADAITAINTLKAMIIDIKIAKPILSNIYGGLSGKAIKPVAIRCVYQLYEALSIPIIGVGGVTSYEDAIEFIMAGASAVQIGSAIAFKGIEIFKEIEQGIMNFMKNEGYKSVKDMIGLAHKR, encoded by the coding sequence TTGGATGTAGATATAAGCACGAAAATAGCAAACTTAAAAATTAGAAACCCACTGATACTCGCATCAGGGATTCTTGGAACAACGGGAGCCATATTAAAGAGAATTGCAATGGCTGGCGCTGGAGCCGTTACAACAAAATCGGTTAGCAAAAATCCAAGAGCAGGATTCCCAAACCCCACAGTAGTAAAACTCGAATATGGATTAATAAATGCCATCGGACTATCAAACCCCGGAATGCATGAATTTAAAAACGAAATAAGAGTAGCGAAGGAAGGGGGAGTTCCAGTAATAGTATCCGTCTTCGGAGAGGAAGTGAAGGAATTCTCTGAAGTAGCCTATCAAGCTGAAGAGGCAGGGGCCGATGCAATAGAACTAAACCTATCATGCCCACATGGACCAAACATACAATATGGACAAGACCCAAAACTAACATATGAAGTGGTAAATGCCGTAAAAAGCACAGTAAAAATACCAGTATTTGCAAAACTAACACCAGAAGTAACAGACATAGTGAAAATAGGGTTAAGTGCAGAGAAGGCTGGTGCAGACGCCATAACGGCAATAAACACATTAAAAGCAATGATAATAGATATAAAGATCGCTAAACCAATACTATCAAACATATATGGAGGATTAAGTGGGAAAGCCATAAAGCCAGTAGCCATAAGATGCGTATACCAATTATATGAAGCATTAAGCATACCGATAATTGGAGTTGGAGGGGTAACAAGCTATGAAGACGCCATAGAATTCATCATGGCTGGAGCCAGCGCAGTACAAATAGGATCTGCAATAGCATTTAAGGGTATTGAAATATTCAAGGAAATCGAGCAAGGAATTATGAATTTCATGAAGAATGAAGGATACAAGTCAGTAAAGGATATGATAGGGTTGGCACATAAGAGGTGA
- a CDS encoding DNA-binding protein, with product MANEGGEEEGYDEELEEIRRKRMAELKRQIEEARKREAIEAAKQEALRRILTPEARSRLANLKMVKPEIVEQIELQLIQLAQSGRIQVPITDEQLKEILSRVISRRPTKIIWKRGE from the coding sequence ATGGCAAATGAGGGAGGTGAAGAAGAGGGATATGATGAAGAATTAGAGGAAATTAGACGTAAAAGAATGGCGGAATTAAAAAGACAAATAGAGGAAGCTAGAAAGAGGGAGGCAATAGAGGCAGCTAAACAAGAGGCTTTAAGGAGAATACTTACCCCAGAAGCTAGAAGTAGACTTGCAAATTTAAAAATGGTTAAACCAGAGATAGTTGAGCAAATAGAATTACAATTAATACAATTAGCTCAAAGTGGAAGAATTCAAGTACCAATAACCGATGAGCAATTGAAAGAAATATTAAGTAGAGTGATTAGTAGAAGACCAACTAAAATTATATGGAAAAGGGGGGAGTAA
- a CDS encoding 16S rRNA methyltransferase has product MHNHLNLIVGEAALELIPREISDHPAVVKDAKRRGKKSFELLLDISKHYWAMKSLKDFWKRGRPDITHLILLNVLGFPASKRGLVKVYVHTINDMVITFHPSIRLPRNYNRFVGLMEQLFKVGRVPPNSDTPLMTIKACNLSNLINSIRPSKTILLTSAGERIHPNDLAKMLVKEDNPAVIIGGFQEGEFSEENLKLADVKFSIYPETLDAWVVAAMVVHDYEIEMNLYSTV; this is encoded by the coding sequence TTGCATAATCATCTTAACTTAATTGTTGGAGAGGCAGCTTTGGAACTTATCCCTAGGGAGATAAGTGATCATCCAGCTGTGGTGAAGGATGCTAAGAGGAGGGGGAAGAAGAGTTTTGAACTTCTCTTAGATATTTCCAAACATTATTGGGCTATGAAATCGCTAAAGGATTTTTGGAAACGTGGCAGACCTGATATAACACATTTAATACTGCTTAATGTTTTAGGTTTTCCTGCAAGCAAGAGGGGGTTAGTGAAGGTGTATGTTCATACAATAAATGATATGGTCATAACTTTTCACCCATCCATCCGCCTACCAAGGAATTATAATAGATTTGTGGGTTTAATGGAGCAATTGTTTAAAGTTGGAAGAGTTCCACCCAATAGTGATACTCCTCTAATGACAATTAAGGCTTGCAATTTGTCAAATCTAATTAACAGTATTCGCCCATCTAAAACCATACTATTAACTTCTGCTGGTGAAAGAATACATCCAAATGATCTAGCGAAAATGCTTGTCAAAGAGGATAATCCAGCAGTCATTATAGGAGGATTTCAGGAGGGGGAGTTTTCAGAGGAAAACTTGAAGTTGGCCGATGTAAAATTCTCAATATACCCTGAAACTCTAGATGCATGGGTTGTAGCCGCAATGGTTGTACATGATTATGAGATTGAAATGAACCTATACTCCACGGTCTAA
- a CDS encoding fibrillarin-like rRNA/tRNA 2'-O-methyltransferase produces the protein MSLTKIYEDGKFRGVYWCEFEDGSKRLATVNMVPGVRVYGEQLVSHGGVEFRVWNAFRSKLAAAILKGVSEISVKPGSYVLYLGTSTGTTISHVSDIIGPDGCVFGVEVAPRPFREFMALCEKRRNIVPILSDARTPTAYRSIVPIVDGVYCDVAQPDQAKILIDNAKFFLKPNGLAMLAIKARSIDVTLEPSEVYKREINCLVDGGFEIISVVHLEPYDKDHAMVVARYVEK, from the coding sequence ATGAGTTTAACCAAAATATATGAGGATGGCAAGTTTAGAGGTGTGTATTGGTGTGAATTTGAAGATGGTTCTAAGAGGCTTGCAACTGTCAATATGGTTCCAGGAGTTCGCGTATATGGTGAGCAGCTTGTCTCCCATGGTGGTGTTGAGTTTAGAGTTTGGAATGCCTTTAGAAGTAAACTTGCTGCAGCAATATTGAAGGGTGTAAGTGAAATATCTGTTAAGCCAGGTTCGTATGTGCTATATTTGGGGACTTCAACTGGCACAACCATTAGCCATGTGAGCGACATTATTGGGCCTGATGGATGCGTATTTGGAGTTGAAGTTGCTCCAAGACCTTTCAGGGAGTTTATGGCTTTATGTGAGAAGAGAAGGAATATAGTTCCAATATTATCGGATGCCCGTACCCCAACTGCATATCGGAGTATAGTTCCAATTGTTGATGGGGTGTATTGTGATGTAGCTCAACCTGATCAAGCTAAAATATTGATAGATAATGCTAAGTTTTTCCTCAAACCCAATGGTTTAGCTATGCTTGCAATAAAGGCTAGGAGTATTGATGTAACTTTAGAGCCAAGTGAAGTCTATAAGCGTGAAATAAATTGTTTGGTAGATGGCGGCTTTGAGATAATAAGTGTAGTTCATTTAGAGCCATACGATAAGGATCATGCCATGGTGGTTGCAAGGTATGTTGAGAAGTGA
- a CDS encoding C/D box methylation guide ribonucleoprotein complex aNOP56 subunit (functions along with aFIB and aL7a; guides 2'-O-methylation of ribose to specific sites in RNAs), producing the protein MSSLEYFVVDAPFGFMLFDVDGKVLIFEPFTGDMEAIADKLFRLDNGEMIEELKSFCNKVSSSFKAGKVFFDNEKLFMMVRRLLHDFELHIDPLNPLFKRFRGALPDVAVSQRVVSTVKDYYTFLHEVSLLLSRRRLRKAVEKRDLLLAQSINAIDDLNKILNMMISRLREWYGVHFPELNSIVDDHRLYAKIVGNIGSRDKYNASSLSALGVSESSSSKILSAAKSSIGADFNEYDINAIMDFARNIMHLYDLKDELESYVDSVADDVCPNLKSLVGPLISARLISLAGGLDKLARLPSSTIQVLGAEKALFRALRTGTRPPKHGVIFQCQEVHGAPKWQRGKIARALAGRLAIAARVDAFSGIYVGDQLKEDLYKRIEEIRKLYPKPVKKRVEVKERGKARRRR; encoded by the coding sequence ATGTCTAGTTTGGAGTATTTTGTGGTGGATGCTCCATTTGGATTTATGTTATTTGACGTTGATGGGAAGGTTTTGATATTTGAACCCTTCACTGGAGATATGGAGGCTATTGCAGATAAACTTTTTAGATTGGATAATGGTGAAATGATTGAGGAGTTGAAGTCCTTTTGCAATAAGGTTTCATCATCCTTTAAAGCTGGTAAAGTATTTTTCGATAATGAGAAGCTATTTATGATGGTTAGGCGACTTTTACATGATTTTGAATTGCATATAGATCCTCTTAACCCATTATTTAAGAGGTTTAGGGGTGCTCTGCCTGATGTAGCTGTTTCGCAGAGGGTTGTTTCAACAGTTAAAGATTATTATACTTTCCTACATGAAGTTTCATTACTCCTATCTAGGAGGAGGTTGAGGAAGGCTGTTGAGAAGAGGGATCTACTTCTTGCACAATCAATTAACGCCATAGACGATCTTAATAAGATACTGAATATGATGATTAGCCGTTTGAGGGAATGGTATGGCGTTCACTTCCCAGAATTAAACTCGATAGTTGATGATCATAGATTGTATGCGAAGATTGTGGGTAATATTGGTTCAAGGGATAAGTATAATGCAAGTAGCTTGTCTGCTTTAGGGGTTTCTGAATCTTCTTCTAGCAAAATATTATCTGCTGCCAAGTCGTCTATAGGAGCTGACTTCAACGAATATGATATTAACGCTATTATGGATTTCGCTCGGAATATAATGCATCTATATGATTTGAAGGATGAGTTGGAAAGTTATGTTGATTCCGTAGCTGATGATGTATGTCCAAATTTGAAGTCTCTTGTAGGCCCCCTTATAAGTGCTAGATTGATTTCATTGGCTGGTGGATTGGATAAACTTGCTAGACTCCCCTCAAGTACAATTCAGGTTCTTGGGGCTGAGAAGGCTCTATTTAGAGCTTTACGTACAGGTACAAGGCCTCCTAAACATGGTGTGATATTTCAATGTCAGGAAGTTCATGGGGCTCCAAAGTGGCAGAGGGGGAAGATAGCTAGAGCCTTGGCTGGTAGACTTGCCATAGCGGCTAGGGTTGATGCCTTCTCAGGCATATATGTGGGCGATCAGTTAAAGGAAGACCTTTATAAGAGGATTGAGGAGATCAGAAAGCTTTATCCAAAGCCCGTTAAGAAGCGTGTTGAGGTTAAGGAGAGGGGGAAGGCTAGGAGGAGGCGGTGA
- a CDS encoding YhbY family RNA-binding protein, producing the protein MGSEKRKIKSLIIRNEIPKINVGKSGLTEAVTKEIDRQLDEHEFVKVKLLKNSPLIEEADVKEIAKELASSLKAEVIDVRGRTITLYRKWKSK; encoded by the coding sequence ATGGGTAGTGAAAAACGCAAGATCAAATCACTCATAATTAGAAATGAAATTCCAAAGATAAATGTGGGTAAAAGTGGGTTGACGGAAGCCGTTACGAAGGAGATAGATAGACAACTAGATGAACATGAATTTGTGAAGGTAAAATTACTCAAGAATTCACCATTAATAGAAGAAGCTGATGTAAAGGAGATAGCTAAAGAGCTGGCTTCATCACTAAAAGCGGAAGTTATAGACGTTAGAGGGAGAACAATAACATTATATAGAAAATGGAAAAGCAAATAA
- a CDS encoding dihydroorotate dehydrogenase electron transfer subunit, whose product MKTMPSRIIAVRDEGKDRKTITVHNKEIAEKAHPGQFIMVWIPGVDEIPMGISHIGREEISFTVHRVGEATNALYNKRVNEYIGVRGPYGRGFKEVDGNIIVIGGGTGTAPLMPLIRRLCERGGNSVTVINGAKSIDEMVFKEELNELAKLGKIKYIPATEDGSLGYKGLATTLLEKLLREGEMPNEIYVCGPEVMIKRVVEIALERGIHVQALVERYMKCAIGICGSCTMDPLGIRVCVEGPVIPIEILAKITELGVYKRDSSGRKIKI is encoded by the coding sequence ATGAAAACAATGCCATCAAGAATAATAGCAGTAAGGGATGAGGGGAAAGATAGGAAAACGATAACGGTACACAATAAGGAGATAGCTGAAAAAGCCCATCCGGGACAATTCATAATGGTCTGGATACCAGGAGTAGATGAAATTCCAATGGGGATATCACATATAGGGAGAGAGGAAATATCGTTCACGGTACATAGGGTGGGGGAAGCTACAAACGCACTATACAACAAGAGAGTAAATGAGTACATTGGGGTTAGAGGACCCTATGGCAGAGGCTTCAAAGAAGTGGATGGGAACATAATAGTTATTGGTGGAGGAACAGGCACAGCACCACTAATGCCACTAATTAGGAGGCTCTGTGAAAGAGGGGGGAATAGTGTTACAGTCATAAATGGAGCTAAAAGTATTGATGAAATGGTGTTTAAGGAGGAATTAAATGAGCTGGCAAAATTGGGGAAGATCAAATATATACCAGCAACGGAAGATGGAAGCCTAGGATATAAGGGGTTGGCAACAACTCTACTCGAAAAGTTACTGAGGGAGGGAGAGATGCCCAATGAAATATATGTATGCGGACCTGAAGTCATGATAAAGAGGGTTGTGGAAATAGCATTGGAAAGGGGTATACATGTCCAAGCATTGGTGGAGAGATATATGAAGTGCGCAATTGGAATATGCGGTTCATGCACCATGGACCCATTGGGAATAAGAGTATGCGTAGAGGGGCCAGTAATACCAATAGAAATCCTAGCAAAAATAACTGAGCTAGGTGTATATAAGAGGGATTCCTCAGGGAGGAAGATAAAAATATGA
- a CDS encoding DUF99 family protein codes for MEMKILTFEDGKFVGKGFGKTLLIGLKTEDTLIEDIYFREIEIDGLDATEKAIEIINEAKPIDIILLNGISYAGFNLIDAEKIWINLRIPLIIYTKKKPDNKKVISALIKHFPDWRIRWDIIKNTLKASRGIHQVKIKSREKPVYIEVIGIDLEEAIKILKNNTIWGRTPEPIRIIEIIAEESSKIYLQVKNK; via the coding sequence ATGGAAATGAAGATACTAACATTTGAAGATGGGAAATTTGTTGGAAAGGGGTTTGGGAAAACATTATTGATAGGTTTAAAGACAGAAGACACATTAATTGAAGACATCTACTTTAGGGAAATTGAAATTGATGGACTTGATGCAACTGAAAAAGCCATTGAAATAATAAATGAAGCAAAACCAATAGACATAATACTTCTAAATGGAATATCCTACGCCGGATTCAACTTAATAGATGCTGAGAAAATATGGATTAACCTAAGAATACCATTAATAATATACACTAAGAAAAAGCCAGATAATAAGAAGGTTATATCAGCATTAATAAAACATTTCCCAGATTGGCGTATAAGATGGGATATAATAAAAAACACTCTAAAAGCATCGAGAGGGATACATCAAGTAAAGATAAAAAGCCGTGAAAAACCAGTCTACATTGAAGTCATAGGGATAGACTTAGAGGAAGCAATAAAGATATTGAAGAATAACACCATATGGGGGAGAACACCGGAACCAATAAGAATAATAGAAATCATAGCTGAAGAATCATCAAAAATATACTTGCAAGTTAAAAATAAATAG
- a CDS encoding 50S ribosomal protein L39e — translation MARNKHLARKLRLAHANKQNSPVPLWVIIKTMGKFRRHPKLRHWRQTKLKV, via the coding sequence TTGGCGAGAAATAAACATTTAGCTAGAAAACTTAGATTGGCCCATGCAAATAAGCAAAACTCCCCAGTCCCATTATGGGTTATTATAAAAACCATGGGTAAGTTTAGGAGACACCCAAAACTCAGACATTGGCGTCAAACAAAATTGAAAGTGTAG
- a CDS encoding 30S ribosomal protein S19e: MVSPKTVPANRLIKELAEIIKENYPQIKPPTWAQYVKTGSHRERIPDNPDWWYIRAAAILRKIYLKGGVGVERLRTAFGGRKQNGTKKCHFRKGGGKIIREIMQQLEDAKLVKKVEGKGRTLTPEALSLLYTTSNKIFRSLMKENPELKKYVIA, translated from the coding sequence TTGGTTTCACCAAAAACAGTTCCAGCAAATAGATTGATTAAAGAGTTAGCTGAGATTATAAAAGAAAATTACCCACAAATAAAACCGCCAACATGGGCACAATACGTGAAAACAGGAAGCCATAGGGAGAGAATCCCCGATAACCCAGATTGGTGGTATATCCGTGCTGCAGCAATACTTAGAAAAATATATTTAAAGGGTGGAGTGGGGGTGGAGAGGCTTAGAACAGCCTTTGGCGGAAGGAAGCAGAATGGAACGAAGAAATGCCACTTCAGGAAGGGAGGAGGTAAAATTATTAGAGAGATAATGCAACAATTGGAGGATGCAAAACTTGTGAAGAAGGTTGAAGGAAAGGGGAGAACTCTAACTCCCGAAGCTCTCTCACTCCTATACACAACATCGAACAAAATATTTAGAAGTCTTATGAAAGAAAATCCTGAACTCAAAAAATACGTTATCGCATAA
- a CDS encoding asparagine synthetase A encodes MSFNSVIFRHLTIGELKFKCIFKIQDCILSSIRSFLRSEGFIEILAPIIGPCTDPGIRGAKQASIDYYGSKFKVMSSMILYKQMMIKCYPKIFALSPNIRIEPLEAVSTGRHLVEFRQIDLEVAYAKCEDMFDLAERLLKRVIDDVLINCSNELKSLGRELAPLKIPFKRYTYDEAVKLLSSMGYHVSYGYEIPWDAEEVLSFLHKEPFWITNYPISARGFYYLEDESRPGFLRDFDLMYPEGYGEAISGGEREYRYEFVVERMKRSGEDPSNYNWYLEMLKDGIPPSAGFGIGVERLTRYICGLKYVWDAVPFPKIPGVVSP; translated from the coding sequence ATGTCATTTAACTCTGTAATCTTTAGGCATTTAACGATTGGGGAGCTTAAGTTTAAATGCATCTTTAAGATTCAAGATTGCATATTGTCTTCAATTAGAAGTTTCCTTAGAAGTGAGGGGTTTATAGAGATTCTAGCACCAATAATAGGGCCATGCACAGATCCTGGTATACGTGGAGCTAAGCAAGCTTCAATAGATTATTATGGGTCGAAATTTAAGGTTATGAGTAGCATGATCTTATATAAGCAGATGATGATTAAATGCTATCCAAAAATATTTGCTTTATCTCCAAATATTAGGATAGAGCCTTTGGAAGCCGTAAGTACTGGGAGGCATTTAGTTGAGTTTAGGCAAATTGATTTAGAAGTTGCATATGCCAAATGTGAGGATATGTTTGATCTTGCAGAAAGGCTTTTAAAGAGGGTTATTGATGATGTTTTAATAAACTGTTCCAATGAACTTAAATCTCTTGGTAGGGAATTGGCTCCATTGAAAATTCCATTCAAACGTTACACTTATGATGAAGCTGTGAAGCTTCTGTCATCCATGGGGTATCATGTGAGTTACGGTTACGAAATACCATGGGATGCTGAAGAAGTATTATCCTTTCTCCATAAAGAGCCTTTCTGGATAACAAACTATCCCATCAGTGCTCGTGGCTTTTATTACTTGGAGGATGAGAGTAGGCCTGGATTTTTAAGGGATTTTGATTTAATGTATCCAGAGGGTTATGGTGAAGCCATATCTGGTGGTGAAAGGGAGTATAGGTATGAGTTCGTTGTTGAGAGGATGAAGAGGAGCGGTGAAGATCCTTCAAATTACAATTGGTATCTTGAAATGCTAAAAGATGGTATTCCACCATCAGCTGGCTTTGGGATAGGTGTGGAGAGGCTAACAAGATACATTTGTGGGTTGAAATATGTGTGGGATGCCGTGCCATTCCCAAAAATTCCTGGAGTCGTATCTCCCTAA
- a CDS encoding arsenate reductase ArsC — protein MIPGNIEGRWIDLKTVLFVCVENSFRSQIAEAYFNKYAPKGWTAISAGIKPADKVHPNAVRLMLEEGIDISHKKPQMITRELQEKADVAVIVCSGALCPIVYSRYVEEWNMPDPANMPLDEARKIRDAIKEKVLDLIKRLAESKD, from the coding sequence GTGATTCCCGGGAATATTGAGGGGAGATGGATAGACTTGAAAACCGTTTTATTTGTATGTGTTGAAAATAGTTTTAGAAGTCAAATTGCTGAAGCTTACTTTAACAAGTATGCTCCTAAAGGCTGGACTGCCATAAGTGCTGGAATAAAACCAGCAGATAAAGTTCATCCAAATGCTGTAAGGCTAATGCTTGAGGAAGGCATAGACATAAGCCATAAAAAACCACAAATGATTACTAGGGAGCTTCAGGAAAAGGCTGATGTAGCAGTAATCGTGTGTAGTGGTGCCCTTTGCCCCATAGTATACTCCAGATATGTTGAGGAGTGGAATATGCCTGACCCAGCAAATATGCCGCTTGATGAAGCTAGGAAAATCAGAGATGCAATAAAAGAGAAAGTCTTGGACCTCATTAAAAGGCTTGCTGAAAGTAAAGACTAA
- a CDS encoding 60S ribosomal protein L31, with translation MSKSGEKKEDIVLERIYTIPLKIAYYVPRGKRTPRAVRFLKEFIMKHMKTDKVIITPEVNEILWSRGIQKPPRRIRVRVTKNSEGEVKVYPFMEKE, from the coding sequence ATGAGTAAAAGTGGTGAAAAAAAGGAGGATATAGTCCTAGAACGAATATACACAATACCACTAAAAATAGCCTATTATGTACCTAGAGGTAAAAGAACCCCACGTGCAGTTAGATTTTTAAAGGAATTCATAATGAAGCATATGAAAACTGATAAAGTGATCATAACCCCAGAAGTAAATGAAATCCTATGGTCAAGAGGCATACAAAAACCCCCAAGAAGGATAAGGGTAAGAGTGACCAAGAATTCAGAGGGGGAGGTAAAGGTATACCCATTTATGGAAAAAGAGTAG
- a CDS encoding ribonuclease P, which yields MRRIIREIGRERIDKLFRMAEKVFHENPELADRYVEIARKISMKVRIRIPTKWRRRFCHKCYTFLVPGVNCHVRIRSRRSTHIVVTCHKCGNKMRYIVKRGK from the coding sequence ATGCGGAGGATCATACGTGAGATAGGCAGAGAACGCATAGACAAATTATTCAGAATGGCGGAAAAAGTATTTCACGAAAACCCTGAGCTGGCAGATAGGTATGTGGAGATTGCCCGTAAAATAAGTATGAAAGTCAGAATAAGAATACCGACAAAATGGAGACGTAGATTTTGTCATAAATGCTACACATTCCTAGTTCCAGGAGTAAACTGCCACGTTAGAATTAGAAGTAGGAGGAGTACGCATATAGTAGTAACATGCCATAAATGTGGAAATAAAATGAGATATATAGTAAAGAGGGGGAAGTAG
- a CDS encoding CopG family ribbon-helix-helix protein, whose amino-acid sequence MAKIVRTGVAFREETLKMLNEYMDKTGMKNRSRIIDEALRLYLSDRGIMMEEGMFGGVIAVYFEHEAEQKLTELQHEFLDIVISNTHVHLDAENCMEAILVKGDIRKIKEFMLKIEGVKGLKAMRSSFFKIM is encoded by the coding sequence TTGGCAAAAATAGTAAGAACTGGTGTAGCATTTAGGGAAGAGACTTTGAAAATGCTCAATGAATATATGGATAAGACGGGGATGAAGAATAGATCCAGAATAATTGATGAAGCATTGAGATTATACCTCTCAGACAGAGGGATTATGATGGAGGAGGGGATGTTTGGAGGAGTAATAGCAGTATACTTTGAACATGAAGCAGAACAAAAATTAACAGAATTACAACATGAATTTCTAGATATAGTCATATCAAATACGCATGTACATTTAGATGCGGAGAACTGTATGGAAGCAATACTTGTGAAGGGGGATATACGTAAAATAAAGGAGTTTATGTTGAAAATAGAGGGGGTTAAAGGGTTAAAAGCTATGAGGAGTAGCTTTTTCAAAATAATGTGA
- a CDS encoding 30S ribosomal protein S30e, whose product MPSHGSLTKAGKVRSATPKIPAKPRRNSPPRLRCRKIYFRREIMGGVPWRKEKT is encoded by the coding sequence ATGCCAAGCCATGGATCACTAACAAAAGCTGGGAAAGTTAGATCGGCAACCCCAAAAATACCAGCTAAACCAAGGAGAAACTCCCCTCCAAGATTGAGATGTAGGAAAATATACTTTAGACGCGAAATTATGGGAGGAGTCCCTTGGAGGAAGGAGAAGACTTAA
- a CDS encoding ORC1-type DNA replication protein, giving the protein MSKKIDDIFTSIIHSRIFKNRELLRPDYIPDELPHREKQIMAIAKVLAPLLQDQRPSNMFLYGLTGTGKTAVAKYVLERIKARREVSGRILTAYVNCRYEDTDYRVLATLNEAIGVHVPFTGLATAEVYKRFLNGLDKRKVSMVVVLDEIDGLVKKCGDELLYKLTRINTELKNSKLCVIGITNDLKFTEFLSARVLSSLGEEEVVFPPYTAPELEDILLRRVEKAFRSGVLEDGVIQLCAALAAKEHGDARRALELLRIAGEIAERNGQDKVTIENVKQAYKEIEKDRVIEAITSLPLHSKILLLSIYTLQLEMGKREATTGEIYDTYKTFCEKIKIDPLTQRRIGDLINELDTLGIINVKLVSRGRYGRTKIIKIGVNEKSLREGLLSDEKISNLLK; this is encoded by the coding sequence TTGTCTAAGAAGATTGATGACATTTTCACAAGCATAATCCATTCACGAATATTCAAAAATAGAGAACTACTTAGACCAGACTATATACCAGATGAACTCCCACATAGAGAGAAACAGATAATGGCTATTGCAAAGGTGCTTGCACCATTACTTCAAGATCAAAGACCATCAAACATGTTCCTATACGGATTAACTGGGACAGGTAAAACTGCCGTGGCAAAATATGTTTTGGAGAGAATTAAAGCTAGAAGGGAAGTTTCGGGGAGAATTCTAACAGCATACGTAAATTGCAGATATGAAGACACAGATTACAGAGTACTTGCAACATTAAATGAGGCGATAGGGGTACATGTACCATTCACAGGATTAGCTACAGCGGAAGTATACAAGCGATTCTTGAATGGATTAGATAAGAGGAAAGTATCTATGGTGGTTGTGTTAGATGAGATAGATGGACTAGTTAAGAAATGCGGAGATGAACTACTATACAAACTTACAAGGATAAACACTGAACTCAAAAATAGCAAACTATGCGTAATAGGGATAACAAATGATCTGAAATTCACAGAGTTCCTAAGCGCCAGAGTTCTAAGCAGCCTTGGGGAGGAAGAAGTGGTTTTCCCACCATACACTGCACCAGAACTTGAAGACATACTTTTAAGAAGAGTGGAAAAGGCATTTAGAAGTGGAGTCTTGGAAGATGGAGTAATACAGTTATGCGCGGCATTAGCTGCAAAAGAGCATGGAGACGCCAGGAGGGCATTGGAACTTTTGAGGATAGCTGGCGAAATAGCTGAGAGGAATGGTCAAGACAAGGTAACCATAGAAAATGTGAAACAAGCATATAAGGAGATAGAGAAGGATAGAGTAATAGAAGCCATAACAAGCCTACCACTACACTCAAAAATCCTCCTACTATCAATATACACGTTGCAATTGGAGATGGGTAAGAGGGAAGCAACCACTGGGGAAATATATGATACATACAAAACATTCTGCGAGAAAATCAAGATAGACCCACTAACACAGAGGAGGATTGGAGACCTAATAAACGAGCTTGATACGCTAGGAATAATAAATGTGAAGTTAGTGAGTAGGGGGAGGTATGGAAGGACAAAGATAATAAAGATTGGTGTAAATGAGAAAAGCCTTAGAGAAGGATTATTAAGCGATGAAAAGATATCAAATTTGCTAAAGTAG